In the Streptomyces sp. BHT-5-2 genome, one interval contains:
- a CDS encoding SGNH/GDSL hydrolase family protein gives MTRRVGYTLLAGLASVVVLISAAIFAGFDGTPGLPGGAPPEPRTSAAPAVSGQWVGTWSAAVASAEPGTKDGYAQMSIRNVVHTSVGGSSARIRLSNLYGTRPLPLSHASLALSAGSGSPIATAGSMRRLTFGGKPSVTLPIGGELTSDPVRLAVPGNADLLVTTYSPAPSGPATYHPYARQTSYLARGDRTEDSAGTAYTEQSPYWRYLTGVDVWTTRARGAVVAIGDSITDGITSTPGANHRWTDFLAARLRDEPGAPRYGVLNTGISGNRLLTDSSRLAPTNGPSLLSRLDRDVLSRTGVKAVVVEIGVNDLFKAPRQLDSRKVVAGMREVVRRAHARGLRVTGSTLTPFGGHRGYSRRLNAVREQVNRLIRSGAVYDDVVDFDRALRDPAHPLRLLPAYDSGDHLHPSDAGYRAMADAVDVDGLRQAAPAAL, from the coding sequence ATGACCAGACGCGTGGGATACACCCTGCTCGCCGGCCTGGCGTCGGTGGTGGTGCTGATCTCGGCGGCGATATTCGCCGGTTTCGACGGCACTCCCGGCCTCCCGGGCGGCGCGCCGCCCGAGCCGCGGACCTCGGCGGCGCCGGCGGTCTCCGGGCAGTGGGTCGGCACCTGGTCGGCGGCGGTGGCCTCGGCGGAGCCCGGCACCAAGGACGGCTATGCGCAGATGTCGATCCGGAACGTCGTGCACACCAGCGTCGGCGGCTCCAGCGCCCGGATCCGGCTGTCCAACCTCTACGGCACCCGCCCGCTGCCGCTCAGCCACGCCTCGTTGGCCCTGTCGGCGGGCAGCGGCAGTCCGATCGCCACGGCCGGCAGCATGCGCCGGCTGACGTTCGGCGGCAAGCCGTCGGTGACGCTGCCGATCGGCGGCGAGCTCACCAGCGACCCGGTCCGGCTGGCCGTCCCCGGCAACGCCGACCTGCTGGTCACCACGTACTCCCCGGCCCCCTCGGGGCCGGCCACCTACCACCCCTACGCCCGCCAGACGTCCTATCTGGCGCGCGGCGACCGCACGGAGGACTCCGCGGGCACCGCCTATACGGAGCAGAGTCCGTACTGGCGCTATCTGACCGGCGTGGACGTGTGGACCACCAGGGCACGCGGTGCGGTGGTGGCGATCGGCGACTCGATCACCGACGGCATCACCTCCACGCCCGGCGCCAACCACCGCTGGACGGACTTCCTGGCGGCCCGGCTGCGGGACGAGCCGGGCGCCCCCCGCTACGGCGTCCTCAACACCGGCATCAGCGGCAACCGCCTGCTCACCGACAGCAGCCGCCTCGCCCCCACCAACGGCCCCAGCCTGCTCTCCCGTCTGGACCGTGACGTGCTGTCCCGTACGGGCGTGAAGGCGGTGGTGGTCGAGATCGGCGTGAACGACCTGTTCAAGGCGCCGCGCCAGCTCGACTCGCGGAAGGTCGTGGCGGGGATGCGGGAGGTGGTGCGGCGGGCGCACGCCCGCGGGCTGCGGGTCACCGGCAGCACCCTCACGCCGTTCGGCGGGCACCGCGGCTACTCCCGACGGCTCAACGCGGTACGCGAACAGGTCAACCGCCTGATCCGTTCCGGAGCCGTCTACGACGACGTCGTCGACTTCGACCGGGCGCTGCGCGATCCGGCGCACCCGCTGCGGCTGCTGCCGGCGTACGACTCCGGCGACCATCTGCACCCCAGCGACGCCGGCTACCGTGCGATGGCCGACGCGGTGGACGTGGACGGCCTGCGGCAGGCCGCGCCCGCCGCGCTCTGA
- a CDS encoding DUF1707 domain-containing protein, with protein sequence MTDERLPQLRASDADRERVTEILRDALAEGRLDMAEFDERFDAAYKARTYGELERLTADLPAAAAPPLSLRKEPLPDGAVDWSARIREGAQGSTTGIAVMGGFERKGRWTIGRRFTALCLMGGGELDLREADFAEREVRIDVWTVMGGVNVVVPPGVEVEVRGLGIMGGFDSREDGVPGQPGAPRVIVSGLALMGGVGVERKLPKEEQRRLKAEHKEERRRLKEERRKRRELD encoded by the coding sequence TGACCGAGATCCTGCGGGACGCCCTCGCCGAGGGCCGGCTGGACATGGCGGAGTTCGACGAGCGGTTCGACGCCGCCTACAAGGCCCGCACCTACGGGGAACTGGAGCGGCTCACCGCCGACCTGCCGGCGGCCGCCGCGCCCCCGCTCTCGCTCCGCAAGGAGCCGCTGCCCGACGGCGCGGTGGACTGGTCCGCGCGGATCCGCGAGGGCGCCCAGGGCTCCACGACCGGCATCGCCGTCATGGGCGGCTTCGAGCGCAAGGGCCGGTGGACGATCGGACGCCGCTTCACCGCGCTGTGCCTCATGGGCGGCGGCGAACTCGACCTGCGCGAGGCCGACTTCGCCGAGCGGGAGGTCCGGATCGACGTCTGGACGGTGATGGGCGGGGTCAACGTCGTCGTGCCGCCGGGCGTCGAGGTCGAGGTGCGCGGGCTGGGCATCATGGGCGGCTTCGACTCCCGGGAGGACGGGGTGCCGGGCCAGCCCGGCGCACCCCGGGTGATCGTCTCGGGGCTGGCCCTGATGGGCGGCGTCGGCGTGGAGCGCAAGCTGCCCAAGGAGGAGCAGCGGCGCCTCAAGGCCGAACACAAGGAGGAGCGGCGCCGGCTCAAGGAGGAGCGCCGGAAGCGCCGCGAACTGGACTGA